Proteins co-encoded in one Pogona vitticeps strain Pit_001003342236 chromosome 9, PviZW2.1, whole genome shotgun sequence genomic window:
- the AUNIP gene encoding aurora kinase A- and ninein-interacting protein: MEDRPLMKRKSRSLAGKQQEACGVWLDTSALKRRKLQSFLGKPVLKVLSQPSSYSAPSKVSFLRTKQTTISTFFRPQQAGDGKTRSKSLLPVATNGSSNMKSPHLPAGGEDPLPASVIHPVVMERCGQQLVKKPQPYLPGNCHPVQAQLYNSCILRSTKDDNPAGEKEYPFSFDLAQRWEEKRVLDYAPVFEPPLRERNGDWERDPPLSLLRESPKRKVASSQRTKFQRRYRDPSSDSENINPQLEKGMNQGKPLEGLRETAPRLLLQASGHFCSSENSQVDVASSLFTQDSEGYKVISHCLPDRGKLHLQNKPLWGKNSSAVSPSHKGHSEACYSTAGGPRTSPGTTRSVLADTSEKSCYDLLFTEDSEGNKVIKH, translated from the exons ATGGAAGACAGACCGCTGatgaaaaggaaaagcagaagcCTTGCTGGGAAGCAGCAGGAGGCTTGTGGGGTCTGGCTGGATACTTCAGCACTCAAAAGACGCAAATTACAG AGTTTCCTAGGTAAGCCAGTGTTAAAGGTCTTGAGCCAACCCTCTTCGTATTCCGCTCCTTCAAAAGTGTCTTTTCTACGCACAAAGCAAACCACCATTTCCACCTTCTTCAGACCTCAACAAGCAG GGGACGggaaaacaagaagcaaaagtttgCTTCCTGTAGCAACAAACGGTTCTTCCAACATGAAATCCCCTCATTTGCCTGCTGGGGGAGAAGACCCGTTGCCAGCATCTGTGATTCATCCAGTAGTTATGGAAAGGTGCGGCCAACAGCTTGTAAAGAAACCCCAACCCTACTTGCCTGGGAATTGTCACCCTGTCCAAGCCCAGCTGTACAACAGCTGTATCCTGCGTTCGACTAAAGACGACAACCCTGCTGGGGAGAAGGAATATCCTTTCTCCTTTGACTTAGCCCAGCGTTGGGAAGAGAAGAGGGTTCTTGATTATGCACCCGTTTTTGAGCCACctttgagagagagaaatggggactGGGAAAGagatccccctctttctcttctcagaGAAAGTCCAAAGAGGAAGGTAGCTTCAAGCCAACGAACTAAGTTTCAGAGAAGATACAGGGACCCATCCTCTGACTCAGAAAATATAAATCCTCAGCTGGAGAAAGGGATGAACCAAGGAAAGCCCCTGGAAGGTCTCAGAGAAACCGCACCTAGGCTCCTTTTACAAGCCAGTGGTCACTTTTGCAGTTCTGAGAATAGCCAAGTTGATGTGGCCAGCTCTTTGTTCACACAGGACTCGGAGGGCTACAAAGTCATTTCTCACTGTTTACCTGACCGAGGTAAGCTGCATTTGCAAAATAAGCCTCTTTGGGGTAAAAACAGCTCAGCGGTGAGCCCGTCCCATAAGGGCCACTCGGAGGCTTGTTATTCTACGGCAGGAGGGCCCCGCACTTCTCCAGGCACGACCCGGTCTGTTCTTGCAGACACGAGTGAGAAGTCATGTTACGACTTGCTATTCACAGAGGATTCAGAAGGCAATAAAGTCATTAAACACTAG